One window of the Dendropsophus ebraccatus isolate aDenEbr1 chromosome 12, aDenEbr1.pat, whole genome shotgun sequence genome contains the following:
- the NECTIN2 gene encoding nectin-2 isoform X1 translates to MLLPLLLLGLLCSVLQAKEVSVTDKVTGFIGKEVILPCTFTSTDPSVRVTQIMWMHGSTSLAVFSPHLGIHLSDPSRFQLVEPSQSSATLKISPVRYTDEGEYVCEVTTFPGGNVKATTTMVVKAIPQNSAEANSGVVAGDQEQAVATCKSANGRPPSRITWHSSIPGNVSNSMINNTDGTYTVVSQYLITPTWLADGMPITCIVNDESSDYSIPLKLSVQYSPVVTIEGFDDNWHLHRNGVYLTCNGKGNPPPTSYIWKTVDGSPLPASVRAKDNMLYVDEVDERVNRSFVCEVTNALGSRASRQDVLVREHAMQTQTNAGAIAGGVIGGILVLLLLAAIIFIVIKRGGLQNKKDRGTYNPKPRVFGTGKPTEQFTYQDDGELDKPLKGPVPMRDSGLSPSLGDEDDDEEEERMKYKVLEDDEEDERFNEVGPMLQLRPHHPIDSYLDDDMESQTDGSIISRTAVYV, encoded by the exons TCTTACAGGCCAAGGAGGTTTCAGTAACAGACAAGGTGACCGGTTTCATTGGGAAAGAAGTTATTTTGCCATGCACGTTTACCAGCACTGATCCTAGCGTGCGCGTGACTCAGATTATGTGGATGCATGGTAGTACCAGTTTAGCAGTGTTTAGTCCTCATCTTGGCATCCATTTAAGCGACCCATCACGTTTCCAGCTCGTGGAGCCATCTCAATCCAGTGCAACACTCAAGATCTCACCAGTCCGCTACACGGATGAAGGGGAGTACGTGTGTGAGGTAACCACCTTTCCTGGTGGTAATGTCAAAGCCACTACCACTATGGTGGTcaaag CCATACCACAGAATTCTGCAGAAGCCAACTCTGGGGTTGTGGCGGGTGACCAAGAACAGGCAGTAGCTACATGTAAATCAGCCAATGGAAGGCCTCCGTCTCGAATAACATGGCACTCGTCTATTCCTGGAAATGTGAGCAACTCCATGATCAATAACACTGATGgcacatacacagtagtcagCCAGTACTTGATAACGCCCACATGGTTGGCCGATGGGATGCCGATCACTTGCATAGTCAACGATGAGTCTTCAGATTATTCCATTCCATTAAAATTGTCAGTGCAAT ATAGCCCAGTGGTCACCATTGAGGGCTTTGACGATAACTGGCACTTGCATCGTAATGGCGTTTATTTGACATGCAATGGAAAAGGCAACCCCCCTCCCACGTCATACATTTGGAAGAC TGTTGATGGATCTCCGCTCCCCGCCTCCGTCCGGGCGAAGGATAACATGTTGTATGTGGATGAAGTGGACGAGCGTGTAAACCGGTCGTTTGTATGCGAAGTCACCAATGCTCTTGGGAGCAGAGCGTCCCGGCAGGATGTCCTAGTGAGAG AACACGCAATGCAGACGCAGACAAACGCAGGAGCCATCGCCGGGGGGGTAATTGGGGGGATTCTCGTCCTACTCCTTCTGGCTGCCATCATCTTCATCGTCATCAAGAGAGGAGGTCTACAGAACAAGAAGGATCGTGGAACTTACAATCCAAAGCCCAGAGTGTTTGGCACCGGCAAACCAACTGAGCAGTTCACGTACCAGGATGACGGAGAGTTGGACAAACCCCTCAAAGGTCCCGTCCCCATGAGAGACAGTGGACTAAGCCCCTCGTTGGGAGACGAGGACGATGACGAGGAGGAGGAAAGAATGAAATACAAAGTTCTTGAAGATGATGAGGAGGACGAACGATTCAACGAAGTGGGGCCCATGTTGCAACTCAGACCCCATCATCCGATTGACTCTTACCTGGATGATGACATGGAGTCTCAGACAGATGGCTCTATCATCTCCAGgactgctgtgtatgtgtga